A part of Emys orbicularis isolate rEmyOrb1 chromosome 13, rEmyOrb1.hap1, whole genome shotgun sequence genomic DNA contains:
- the LOC135887297 gene encoding olfactory receptor 6C76-like, with protein MWNQTNVTEIILMGFLYPHHLEYLMAVGFLASYLLILSGNIMIIAIILLDHHLHSPRHFFLWNLSCLEILITSSVLPKVIVSFLTGDRSISYLACITQCYFYFLLGSSEFVLLAVMSHDRYVAICNPLRYTMVMNAQHCFQLVVGSWAMGFLATITPTILVITLPFCNANQIDHFFCDSLALVKLSCVDMSFVELLSFMTSSAILLGSLILTVVSYTYIVATIFRITSLSGCKKAFSTCSSHFIIITMGYGSCIFMYVRPLGSDTSLNKLVALLNTVVTPLMSPFIFSMRNQQMKDSLMAAWKRSMNFSRKHINF; from the coding sequence ATGTGGAACCAAACCAACGTGACTGAAATCATCCTCATGGgcttcctctacccccaccacctgGAATACCTCATGGCTGTTGGCTTCCTGGCCTCTTACCTGCTGATCTTGTCTGGCAATATCATGATCATCGCCATCATCCTCTTAGACCATCACCTCCACAGCCCCAGGCACTTCTTCCTCTGGAACCTCTCCTGTTTGGAGATCCTTATTACATCTTCTGTGCTACCCAAGGTGATTGTCAGCTTCCTGACGGGTGACAGGTCCATCTCCTACCTGGCTTGTATCACTCAGTGCTACTTCTACTTCCTTCTGGGCTCCAGTGAGTTTGTCCTGCTGGCCGTTATGTCCCATGAccgctatgtggccatctgcaACCCACTGCGCTACACCATGGTCATGAATGCTCAGCACTGCTTTCAGCTTGTGGTGGGGTCATGGGCAATGGGGTTCCTGGCCACCATCACCCCCACCATCCTGGTCATCACCCTGCCCTTCTGCAATGCCAACCAGATCGACCATTTCTTCTGCGATAGCTTGGCATTGGTCAAGCTGTCCTGTGTGGACATGAGCTTTGTGGAGCTGCTGAGTTTTATGACCTCCTCTGCCATCCTGCTGGGCTCCTTGATCCTGACGGTGGTGTCCTATACCTACATTGTTGCCACCATCTTCAGGATAACATCCCTCTCAGGATGCAAGAAGGCTTTCTCCACCTGCTCTTCCCACTTCATCATCATTACCATGGGCTACGGCAGCTGCATCTTCATGTATGTCCGGCCTTTGGGCAGTGACACCTCGCTCAACAAGCTGGTGGCCCTGCTCAACACAGTGGTGACCCCTCTCATGAGCCCCTTCATCTTCAGCATGAGGAACCAGCAGATGAAAGATTCCCTGATGGCAGCCTGGAAGAGAAGCATGAACTTCTCAAGGaagcatattaacttctga
- the LOC135888354 gene encoding olfactory receptor 10A7-like: MWSQQVRAMEENLTAVTEFIFLGFSDLQHLQPLLFILILLIYLTTLIGNGLIIAVTVADLALNTPMYFFLRNLSVLEICYTSVVIPKTLTNLLSERRAISFLGCAVQMYFYLFFGSTECGLLTVMSYDRYVAICNPMRYSLIMSRKVTRSLSAGVWIVGNLVACEQTAAIFTLPFHGPNQINHFFCDVLPVLRLVSTDTSLINAILAFLTMVFTIVPLILIIISYASIIWTILKMHSGEGRRKAFSTCSSHLITVILFYCSGFITYMRPSSNVSVDTDRALALLYTVFIPTFNPIIYSLRNKEVKEALRKFLTRSNISLFS; the protein is encoded by the coding sequence ATGTGGTCTCAACAGGTCCGAGCTATGGAGGAAAACCTAACTGCAGTGACAGAATTTATCTTTCTGGGCTTCTCAGACCTCCAGCATCTGCAGCCCCTTCTTTTCATCCTCATCTTACTCATCTACCTCACCACACTGATAGGAAATGGCCTCATCATCGCTGTCACAGTTGCTGACCTGGCCCTCaacacccccatgtatttcttcctcaggAACTTGTCAGTCTTGGAGATCTGCTACACTTCGGTGGTCATCCCAAAGACCTTGACCAATCTCCTGTCCGAGAGGCGGGCTATCTCTTTCCTGGGCTGTGCAGTCCAGATGTACTTCTACCTTTTCTTTGGCAGCACAGAGTGTGGCCTGCTGACTGTTATGTCCTACGACCGGTACGTTGCCATATGCAACCCCATGCGTTATTCACTCATCATGAGCAGAAAGGTCACCCGAAGCTTGTCAGCTGGGGTGTGGATTGTGGGCAACTTGGTGGCATGTGAGCAAACGGCAGCCATATTCACATTACCCTTCCACGGGCCGAATCAAATCAACCACTTCTTCTGCGACGTCCTCCCAGTGCTTAGACTGGTGAGCACGGACACATCACTCATCAATGCCATTCTTGCCTTCCTCACTATGGTGTTCACAATAGTCCCCTTAATCTTAATCATCATCTCCTATGCAAGCATCATCTGGACCATTCTGAAGATGCACTCAGGTGAGGGGAGACGCAAAGCTTTCTCCACTTGCTCCTCACACCTAATCACAGTTATCTTATTCTACTGCAGCGGCTTTATCACCTACATGAGGCCCAGTTCCAATGTGTCTGTGGACACCGATCGAGCCCTCGCCCTGTTGTACACGGTCTTTATTCCAACATTCAACCCAATCAtatacagcctgaggaacaaagaaGTCAAGGAGGCTCTGAGGAAATTCTTGACCAGGAGTAACATTTCTTTGTTCTCATAA